The stretch of DNA GCCCGTGGACCTCGCGCCGGAAGTGCGCGGAGGTGTACACCAGTTCGGCGGGAATCACCCCGTCGCGCAGGATCTCGGCCGGACCGTAGATGTCGGCCAGAAAGGCGTTCAGCGCCCGCACCCGCTGGGTCAGCCCCGCCTCGACCCCCCGCCACTCGGAGGCCGGGATCACGCGCGGCACCGGGTCGAAGGGAAAGGTGCGTTCGGTGCCCTGGGCGTCCCCGTACACCGTGAAGGTGATCCCCTGGTGCCGGAAGGCGAGGTCGAGCATGGCGTGGCGCCGCGAGAATTCGGGCACCCCCCGGGCGCTGATGTAGCTCTGCACGCCCTGGTAGTGGGGCCTCACCGCGCCACCTGGCGTGTACATCTCGTCGAAGAACCTCTGGCCCGGCTCGTACTTCATGCGCTTCCTCCAGACGGGGACCTGCCCGGCCGTCTCCTCAGGACCTGCCAGCTGTGCTGTCTGCCCAAGATACTGTGCGCGTCACCCGGCGCGGCGCTGTCCGCGCCCTACACTGCGTGCATGACCCAGGACCAGACGCTGACCCAGGACGACCGCGCCCGCCTCGACCAGGTCTTTATGCAGGTCGTGCTGGACGTGCAGGCCCAGGTGCAGCAGACCCAGCCGCCCCAGCCCGGCAACCTGGCCGCGATGTTCCACAAAGAAACCGTCTCGGACGCCCTGCAAGGCTGCGCGATGCTGATCGCCGGGTGGAACGAGAACCGGGTGGACGAGGCCGGGGTGCAGCGCAGCGCCAAGGCCCTGCGGGCGCTGGAGCTGGAGGAACTGGCGGAGCGGGTCGAGCGGCTGCGGGGGATCGGCGGGGAAGGGTAACCGGGGGGGGCGCGGCGGCGGGAGGCGGGTGCTCAGGTCCTCCCGGACGGCGCGGCGGGATGCTCGACCCAGAGGTTTTCCTCGGTGTAGCGGCCCCGGTCCCGCTCCCGGTCGATCACGACCAGGTTGAGGGCTTCCGGAACCACGTAGCTCCCACTGACCGGAAAGGCCATGTCGGCCCAGGTTTCCCACTCGGCCACGGTGCCTTCCACCACCATCGAACGTTCGGCAGGCCCCAGGATGACCGCGCCCATGCGCTGATGGGTCCGAATCCACGGATCGGTGGACAGGCCGTCCGCGCGCGTCCAGCGGGCATACTCACCCATGGGAAAAGCCGGGTACCGGTGCTTGAGCGTGGGCCGCAGCGGGGCCACGACGCGCCCGAGTCCGGCTTCCCGGCCCCGCTCGGTCAACGCCCGCAGGACCTGGGCCGCCAGCCCACGGCCCCCTCCCTCCGCCGCCACCGAGGCGGCCATGAAGCTCAGGGTATTTGGGCGCTGTCCCGCCTCATACTCGGTCACCGACCGGATCAGGGCGCCGTCGTACCCGCCGGGCAGATCATCCACCGAGCCGTTCCAGCCCAGCGGCACGCCCCACCCTCCGGCGACCACACGGCCCCCGTCCAGCAGCAGAACGCTGTACTCGGGAAAGTACTGCTGAACCCTGGGCAGGGAGTGCGCGGGCACCGCGCCATGAAAGATGAACTCGGGCCACCGCTCGCGGAAGGCGGCGCCCGCCTCGTCCGCCAGGCCGGGCCGCTCGGAAGTCGTGACCACCTGCATGGGCGAAGCTTAGCCAAAACGGCTGCCTTATTCCCCCTCCGCCGTCATCGCCTGCTGGGCGTCGCGGTCGGCCTGCGCCACCCGGTCGGCCTGCCCGAGCGCCCCCCAGTCGTCGGTGCCGCGTCCCGGGCCGCCGTCGCCCAGAATCGGCGGCAGCCCGCGCAGGTAGGCGGCCTGCGCGATCAGGTAGGCGGCCAGCGGCGTGGTCAGGAACTGAAAGAGCAGCACGGCGGCCAGCCGGGTAAAGGCCGCCGCGTCGTTCATCGCAAAGGCCACCCCCAGAAAGATGCCCGCCGACCCCAGCGTGACCAGCTTGCTGCTGGCGTGCAGCCGCGCGTACAGGTCGGGAAAGCGCACCACCCCGACCGCCGCCGTGAGAACGAAAAAAGCCCCGACCAGAATCGGCAGGTCGCGCAGGGCCTGAAAGTCATCCACGCGGACCTCCGGCGCCCTGCCGGGCGGAGGCTGAACGCTGGCCGCCGGGGACAGAAGGTTTCACTTCATCACCCGGCCCAGCAGCAGGTAACGGGTCAGGGCCACGGTGGAGAGAAACCCCAGCAGGCTCAGGACCAGCGCGGCGTCGAGCATCACGATGTAACCGGTCCGCACGGCAATTAAGGCGAACAGCACGACCAAGTTCACGCTCAGAAAGTCAAAGGCCATGATGCGGTCGCCCCACGACGGCCCGCGCAGCACGCGGTAGGTGACGAGCAGCACCGACAGGGTCACGATGCCCAGGGCGAGGTTGATGATCACGCGGAAACCTCCGGGGAAGGGGGCGCGCCCAGGCGCAGCAGGTGGTGCTCGACCCGCAGCACCGAGTCGCGGGCGGCCT from Deinococcus budaensis encodes:
- a CDS encoding monovalent cation/H+ antiporter complex subunit F, with product MIINLALGIVTLSVLLVTYRVLRGPSWGDRIMAFDFLSVNLVVLFALIAVRTGYIVMLDAALVLSLLGFLSTVALTRYLLLGRVMK
- the mnhG gene encoding monovalent cation/H(+) antiporter subunit G yields the protein MDDFQALRDLPILVGAFFVLTAAVGVVRFPDLYARLHASSKLVTLGSAGIFLGVAFAMNDAAAFTRLAAVLLFQFLTTPLAAYLIAQAAYLRGLPPILGDGGPGRGTDDWGALGQADRVAQADRDAQQAMTAEGE